One genomic window of Flavobacteriales bacterium includes the following:
- a CDS encoding GNAT family N-acetyltransferase yields the protein MNIRAATEDDLSGILTVLNHHILHSTAIWSEAPFTWLELLEWYHARVDVGYPVVVAVSEDQTVLGYGTYAMFRPKSGYRFCVEHSLYVNPNVHNKGIGTGIITALITQAKAQGLHTMVGVIEATNVQSIQFHEKFGFEITGRLPEAGFKFNRWLDLVFMQLKISS from the coding sequence ATGAACATTCGCGCAGCAACAGAAGACGACCTGAGTGGGATCTTAACGGTTCTCAATCATCATATTCTCCACTCCACTGCCATTTGGAGCGAAGCGCCATTCACGTGGCTAGAGCTTCTGGAATGGTACCACGCACGCGTGGATGTCGGATATCCCGTGGTGGTGGCCGTTTCTGAAGACCAGACCGTTCTGGGCTATGGAACCTACGCCATGTTCCGTCCAAAATCTGGCTATCGTTTCTGTGTGGAGCACAGTCTTTATGTCAATCCGAACGTGCATAATAAAGGCATCGGCACCGGCATTATCACGGCATTGATAACACAGGCCAAAGCCCAAGGATTGCACACGATGGTCGGTGTAATAGAGGCCACCAATGTGCAAAGCATTCAGTTTCATGAGAAATTCGGCTTCGAAATAACAGGCAGATTGCCTGAAGCAGGTTTCAAGTTCAATCGCTGGCTCGATCTGGTTTTCATGCAATTGAAAATAAGCTCGTAG